From a single Lolium rigidum isolate FL_2022 chromosome 7, APGP_CSIRO_Lrig_0.1, whole genome shotgun sequence genomic region:
- the LOC124677220 gene encoding cyclin-B1-5-like — MATRHHQAAAAAPQPANRGAVVPTGKQKAAAGRTRQPLGDIGNLVHAPHVLDGKTKLPEGINRRVTRSFGSQLLKNNCAVTNKNATAPAPAPPAALKPVARKVLKPAPRPEQAAAKAINTGSDENRKPSEGAAAAAGLVLPRKKLVDTLSLVLSHRSKEACGLNRKPKDVVEDIDRLDGDNELAVVDYIDDIYSYYKTAQHENLPVQYIDSQPEINPKMRAILVDWLAEVAHKFELMPESFYLTIYIVDRFLSMKAVPRKELQLVGVAAMLIACKYEEMWAPEVTDFIHISDNSYSRQQILGMEKSILNKMSWNLTVPTMYVFLARFAKAAGAGSDKELEHMVFFFAELALMEYGMVSLCPSLVAASAVYAARCTLNKSPIWTETLKHHTGFNELQLM, encoded by the exons ATGGCGACGAGGCATCACCAGGCCGCGGCTGCCGCTCCGCAGCCGGCGAACCGAG GCGCCGTAGTCCCGACAGGAAAGCAGAAGGCCGCCGCCGGCCGAACTCGGCAGCCGCTTGGAGACATCGGCAACCTCGTCCACGCCCCCCATGTCTTGGACGG GAAAACCAAGCTGCCGGAGGGGATCAATCGCCGGGTCACCCGGAGCTTCGGCTCCCAGCTCTTGAAGAACAACTGCGCTGTGACGAACAAG AACGCAacagctcctgctcctgctcctcctgccgCCCTGAAGCCGGTGGCCAGGAAGGTTCTCAAGCCCGCCCCTCGTCCTGAGCAGGCCGCCGCCAAGGCCATCAACACTGGCTCCGACGAGAACAGGAAGCCGTcagagggcgccgccgccgccgccggcttagTGCTCCCCAGAAAGAAGTTGGTGGACACGCTCAGCTTAGTGCTCTCCCATCGCTCCAAG GAAGCGTGTGGCCTCAACCGCAAGCCAAAGGACGTCGTGGAAGACATCGACAGGCTCGACGGCGACAACGAGCTGGCCGTCGTCGACTACATCGACGACATCTACAGTTACTACAAGACAGCGCAG CACGAGAACCTGCCGGTCCAGTACATTGACAGCCAGCCCGAGATCAACCCCAAGATGAGGGCCATCCTCGTGGACTGGCTCGCCGAAGTGGCGCATAAGTTTGAGCTCATGCCGGAAAGcttctacctcaccatctacatAGTCGACCGGTTCCTCTCCATGAAGGCGGTGCCTCGAAAGGAGCTGCAGCTCGTCGGGGTCGCAGCGATGCTCATCGCCTGCAAGTACGAGGAAATGTGGGCGCCCGAG GTCACTGACTTCATTCACATCTCAGACAACTCGTACTCGCGGCAGCAGATCCTCGGCATGGAGAAGAGCATCCTGAACAAAATGTCATGGAACCTCACTGTTCCCACCATGTACGTCTTCCTGGCGCGGTTCGCCAAAGCCGCCGGGGCCGGGAGCGACAAGGAGCTGGAGCACATGGTGTTCTTCTTCGCCGAGTTGGCGCTGATGGAGTACGGGATGGTCTCGCTCTGCCCGTCGCTGGTGGCAGCCTCCGCTGTGTACGCTGCTCGGTGCACGCTGAACAAGAGTCCCATTTGGACAGAGACCCTGAAGCACCACACCGGCTTCAACGAGCTACAGCTCATGtaa